A portion of the Colias croceus chromosome 25, ilColCroc2.1 genome contains these proteins:
- the LOC123703093 gene encoding uncharacterized protein LOC123703093, translating into MYNDSVVPVKTESFSGVAAKSPIGQCIKSALRRACVEKRLTIGLMPALQFLSKNSNGALFCIQAEARPGDSATHMQEVLLQAFCMENDIYTIKVDSEEKLKNLLGCSKTSLDFTCVLIHYPFLDPYSDCPEIDLSVLSESEKDLIDHCETNWGYTQVPVIKLPEK; encoded by the exons ATGTACAACGATTCAGTGGTTCCCGTAAAGACGGAGTCTTTCAGTGGAGTTGCAGCCAAaag tcCTATCGGACAGTGCATCAAGTCTGCGCTCAGGCGTGCTTGTGTGGAGAAGAGACTAACTATTGGTCTCATGCCGGCGTTACAGTTTCTATCAAAGAACAGCAATGGAGCCCTTTTCTGCATCCAAGCTGAAGCAAGGCCGGGTGACAGCGCTACACATATGCAAGAAGTGCTGTTACAGGCTTTTTGCATGGAGAACGACATTTATACTATTAAG GTCGATTCAGAAGAGAAGTTGAAAAACTTACTGGGCTGCAGCAAGACATCATTAGATTTCACCTGCGTTTTGATCCACTACCCCTTTTTGGATCCCTACAGTGATTGCCCAGAAATTGATCTTTCTGTACTATCAGAGTCTGAGAAAGATTTAATTGACCACTGCGAAACCAATTGGGGCTACACCCAGGTTCCAGTCATCAAACTACCAGAGAAGTGA
- the LOC123703091 gene encoding glucose dehydrogenase [FAD, quinone]-like produces the protein MIWQPLNLTEVCPVNSHLTACSYLGYAFLNVLVQMYGDSIDRRIQEGIGVHDDTEDEEHYDFIVVGGGSAGCVVATRLSEFPDWKVLLLEAGPEQPDITLIPGLHNSLIGSNVDWGYSTEPNGKSCLAYGGRCSWPRGKMMGGSGSINSMSYIRGNRLDYDRWAALGNKGWSYEEVLPFFKKHEDNLEIEELDRKYHDIYGEQPIQRFTYIDNIARMITESHIERGLPLTDYNGAHQEGTNQAQAFARNGVRWSANTAFIQPVRYNRDNLVVKVNSEVKKVLIENGEAVGVIYERNNKKYTAYAKKEVILSAGSINSPQLLMWSGIGPREHLKSLNIPVIIDLPVGENLHDHVTYNGLLVALPNGTATTVNADELFYNVKNFFDMSPHERPLSGNGPTNSIAFLKSKHGLAAPDVQYQADHTSSWREFIKDPAAYIEVAILPASFYDGIVLRVMNIAPKSRGRLLLNPNDPYGHPLLYPNYFDDETDFLPLLRGTRFALSLEDTHAFRSKGAYFVRTPLPYCEDFEWGTDDYLLCVMKYYTSGTYHPVGTCKMGPEDDDTAVVDPELRVYGIDRLRVIDGSIMPVVTLGNTNAPCMMIGERGADFIIKYWANVTHV, from the exons ATGATTTGGCAACCCCTAAATCTCACGGAGGTATGTCCTGTCAATAGTCATCTGACTGCATGTTCCTATTTGGGATATGCTTTCCTAAATGTGCTGGTGCAAATGTATGGAGATTCTATAGATAGACGTATACAGGAAGGTATTGGTGTTCATGATGATACTGAAGATGAAGAGCATTACGATTTTATAGTTGTCGGAGGTGGCTCAGCGGGGTGTGTGGTAGCTACAAGGTTGAGTGAATTCCCGGATTGGAAG GTTTTACTCCTAGAAGCTGGACCAGAACAGCCCGACATAACCCTGATACCAGGGCTGCATAACTCTCTAATAGGTTCGAATGTCGACTGGGGGTATAGCACGGAGCCGAATGGAAAGAGTTGCTTGGCGTATGGCGGGAGGTGTTCGTGGCCGAG AGGTAAAATGATGGGCGGTTCCGGGTCCATTAATTCAATGTCGTATATAAGAGGAAATCGTCTAGATTACGATCGTTGGGCAGCGCTAGGTAACAAAGGTTGGAGTTATGAAGAG GTATTACCATTCTTCAAAAAGCACGAAGACAATTTAGAAATAGAAGAACTAGATAGAAAATATCACGATATTTACGGAGAGCAACCAATACAAAGGTTCACGTATATCGACAATATAGCTAGAATGATTACAGAATCTCACATAGAAAGAGGCTTACCATTAACAGACTATAACGGGGCACATCAAGAAGGAACGAACCAAGCGCAAGCTTTCGCCAGAAATGGAGTAAGATGGTCCGCAAACACAGCATTCATTCAACCAGTTAGATACAACAGAGATAACCTCGTGGTTAAAGTTAACTCAGAAGTAAAGAAAGTCTTAATAGAGAACGGTGAAGCTGTCGGTGTTATTTATGAAAGAAACAATAAGAAATACACCGCATACGCTAAAAAAGAAGTCATACTAAGCGCTGGATCTATCAATTCTCCACAATTGTTAATGTGGTCTGGAATTGGGCCAAGAGAACATTTAAAATCGCTCAATATTCCTGTGATAATAGACCTGCCTGTTGGTGAAAATTTACACGACCACGTCACATACAATGGTCTTCTAGTCGCTCTGCCTAATGGAACAGCCACGACTGTAAATGCGGACGAATTATTTTACAACGTTAAAAACTTCTTCGACATGTCCCCACATGAACGACCTTTATCAGGGAACGGTCCAACGAACTCGATTGCTTTTCTTAAAAGTAAACATGGCTTAGCCGCTCCTGATGTTCAATATCAAGCTGATCACACGAGTTCTTGGCGAGAATTCATTAAAGATCCTGCCGCGTACATTGAAGTGGCCATACTTCCGGCATCGTTTTACGATGGCATCGTTTTGCGTGTGATGAATATAGCCCCAAAGAGTCGAGGCAGACTTCTCCTAAATCCCAATGACCCATACGGTCATCCACTGTTGTATCCTAATTACTTTGACGATGAAACAGATTTCCTTCCGTTGTTACGAGGCACTAGATTTGCGTTATCACTAGAAGATACGCATGCGTTTAGAAGTAAAGGGGCATATTTTGTTCGTACTCCGCTGCCGTATTGTGAAGATTTCGAATGGGGGACGGATGACTATCTCCTATgtgtaatgaaatattatacgTCTGGTACATATCATCCTGTGGGCACTTGTAAAATGGGTCCAGAAGATGATGATACAGCAGTTGTTGATCCAGAATTAAGGGTTTATGGAATAGATAGGCTCAGAGTAATAGATGGATCTATAATGCCTGTAGTGACTTTGGGTAATACGAATGCACCGTGTATGATGATTGGGGAACGTGGTGCCGATTTTATTATCAAGTACTGGGCAAATGTAACACATGTTTAG